TGCTTAAGCTCAGAGTTGTGTTTCTGGAGGCGGCCGACTTCGATCGTCAAGGTGTTAAATTGCTTGGTTTGCTCATCGAGCTTCTATGCTGTTATTAGTTTCATATACACTTGGAATATTCATGCATGCACAACTTACCATGAATAACTTGGAATGCTCGGCCGTCTGGTTGCTGTACTTGGTGTTCAGCGCCGCGTGCTCCTTCTTTGCCTTGTCGGCGTCGAGACGGGCGATGTCCTCAGCTTCTTTCAGCTCGACTATCATGGCATCAAGGGCCTTGGTCTTGTCGGTCTCTTTCGCAAGCAAGTCAGCGGCTGACTTGAGCTTCGCGATGAAGCCATCGGTGGTCCCCTGGACTGCAGCATCGTCCTTAGTATACATGGCCACCTCTTTGCGTAGAGCAGCGACTTCAGCTTCAGACTGCTTCTTGGAGTCCACAAGCTTCTCAAGCTCCTTCTCAAGGCTCTGGAGCTTGGACTTGGTCTCAGACAGCTGTGTACGCTCTTGCTTCAGCTGCTGCGAGCCGCTGTCAATCTCTGTGAGAAGTTCGCCCTTCTCGAGATCGAGACGCGAGACGCGCTCCTCGAGTGTCTCTAAATCTTTCAATTTGCTCTCGGTCTGAGTCTTGTGGAGCCGGAACGCTTCATGCCCCTGCAAGATCAAGCTATTTTGAATGTCGGCCTACGTGATTGTAAGTTAGCAAATGTCTTACAGACAAATGTCGATCGTGGAAGCAACTGACTTTCTTTCGCACGATGTTCAGCTCGCCCTCTGTTTCTCGGATGGTCTCGTTCAACAAGGCAGTGTGATGCAGACCCAAGCTGTCGCGCTGTTTATGCAGGAACTCAGGCAGCGCAACCTTTGCATCGTTTGCTGCAGCAAAGAGGCCCTCCAACTCGACCCAGAGAGCATCGATAGTGGCGTTGGTCGCCTCTGGGCACTTTTCACGAACCAGCTCAAGCAGGCGGCGCGTGTTGACGACTTTGTCCGAGACAGTCCTGGAGAGGTCCGCAACATGCTGTTCGACTTCTTTCTTCAAAACAGTACCCTGAGCAATGGCAAGCTCTACATCAGGGTTGTGCTGAGTGGTGTTGCCGGCAACCTGAGAGTTGGTCTTTGAAGCTGCGATCTGTTCTTTTGTGGCAATGGCATTCTTGGCAGTGGGAACAACAGAGGTAGTCGAGGAACTTGAGAACTGGTTCGTAAATGTAAACTTCATGGGCTGTGGAGCATACTTGGAGAAGCCGAGCGCCTTTGGGCCGGCGTACGGCTGATCAGAAGCCATCATTGACAACGAGACTAGACGCGCATTGATTAGCATGAAGCGGGCACTTGGATGCTACGAGAAATATACCTTGC
The sequence above is a segment of the Pyrenophora tritici-repentis strain M4 chromosome 3, whole genome shotgun sequence genome. Coding sequences within it:
- a CDS encoding Myosin-tail-1 multi-domain protein, producing MMASDQPYAGPKALGFSKYAPQPMKFTFTNQFSSSSTTSVVPTAKNAIATKEQIAASKTNSQVAGNTTQHNPDVELAIAQGTVLKKEVEQHVADLSRTVSDKVVNTRRLLELVREKCPEATNATIDALWVELEGLFAAANDAKVALPEFLHKQRDSLGLHHTALLNETIRETEGELNIVRKKADIQNSLILQGHEAFRLHKTQTESKLKDLETLEERVSRLDLEKGELLTEIDSGSQQLKQERTQLSETKSKLQSLEKELEKLVDSKKQSEAEVAALRKEVAMYTKDDAAVQGTTDGFIAKLKSAADLLAKETDKTKALDAMIVELKEAEDIARLDADKAKKEHAALNTKYSNQTAEHSKLFMKLDEQTKQFNTLTIEVGRLQKHNSELKQRLTKLVDLEKEVIELRQAKASLSKQIDTLTSENEAMTADGRKAQTTLENALNEKKDLEKTVQTLKSEHAKVTSKLKGNAETIQALNFEKAELETAINQLKASMSMSPGGGGSPNPNLEDEMLAQVQKIRDLEHAVDEWTELAKRSYKEYRDLLPLSKQAEQYRQAALDKDDVVKNLELQLATVKAKASQSTGAGPTGGDARYWKSKYETLLANVGA